Genomic DNA from Sphingomonas lacunae:
CAGGTCGCGGCCTGACGCGCTTCGCAAAGCACCGGAAAGTTGACAGAACGGGCAATGAAACAGAGCTGATGCGCCCGTTCATGGAGCGCAGTGATCACGTCCCATTCGACCACGCCATCGACATCGACACAGGGTCTGAGAATGACGCGGGTGAATTGCCCGCCGCCATCGGCGGCTTCTGTCATTTCGCCAAGCGGCTCGTCACGGTAGGCAGTAACGATGACGCCCGCCTCAGCGGCGAGATGCAGGAACCAGAGCTGGTGGCAAGCCACCAAGGATGCCACCAGCAATTCCTCAGGATTCCATGCCGCGGCATCGCCGAGGAATGCCGGATCGCTGCTGCCGGCAATGGGCAGCTTGCCAGCCGCCGACAGGCGATGGCCGCGATCATAATCGCGATAGCCGCTGGTCCCGTTGCCACGGTTGCCAGTCCAGTCGAGGGTGAGTGAGTAACGGTGTATGCGGGCCATGCTGCAACCCGTATCAGACAAGCTGCCTGACTGCCAGTTCATGCCGAGCAAAGCCAGTGCGGCCGGTCAATCTTGCCACCTTCAGATCTGGCCCAGTGCGGCGAATTCTTCTTCGGCCCGGCGGGTTTCGGCATAGATGGATGCGGCGGCCTCGGCTTCCTTTGCCGGTTCGGCCCTTACGGTCGCGTTACCACCGGTCCTTTGCACCGGGGCCATGCGGGCCCATCCGTCCGGGCCCAGGCGTTCCAGCGGCTGGAAGCGGGTCTTGTAGCCCATGCGGTCGGACCCTTCGATCCAATAACCGAGATAGACATATGGCAGACCGGCGCGGGCGGCGCGAACGATATGGTCGAGGATGATGAAGGTACCAAGCCCCTTGCGTCCGCTGTCGTTCGTTTCGAAGAAACTATAGACCATCGACAGGCCATCACCCTGACGATCAGTAAGGCAGGCACCGACCAGTCGCCCGGCCGAGCCATCCGGATTGGGTTCGCGATATTCGACAACGCAGCTTTCAACCGGTGAATGTTCGACCATGCCGGCAAAATCTTCCTCGCTCATATCGGCCATTCCACCTGTGGGATGGCGTGATGCGAGGTAACGGGTGAGAAGTTCATATTGTTCTTCGGTGGCCCAGGGCGCCCGCGCTTCGACGATCAGATCGGCATGGGCCTTTAGCGTCCGCTTTTGGGAACTGCTGGGTTTGAATTCCCCTGCCGCAACGCGCACCGAAACACAGGCGGTGCAGCCCAGGCAACTGGGCCTATAGGCAACATTCTGGCTGCGACGAAAGCCGATCCGGCCCAACGCGTCATTGAGTTGCGCAGCATTGCTGCCGGTCAGTTCGGTGAACACCTTACGTTCGCTGCGTCCCGGCAGATAGGGACACGGGCTCGGGCTCGTGACAAAGAATCGTGGGAAGCGGAACGGTGCGGTCACTGAAAAACGGGCCTTTTGCAACGGGTCCGCCGAGAAGGCGTTGCGAGCACTATGGCAAGAGGTCCGATTCAATTAAAGCCTGTTAACCACGGAAATGTGAGTTGATCGACAGGTGATTCAG
This window encodes:
- a CDS encoding OsmC family protein; translation: MARIHRYSLTLDWTGNRGNGTSGYRDYDRGHRLSAAGKLPIAGSSDPAFLGDAAAWNPEELLVASLVACHQLWFLHLAAEAGVIVTAYRDEPLGEMTEAADGGGQFTRVILRPCVDVDGVVEWDVITALHERAHQLCFIARSVNFPVLCEARQAAT
- a CDS encoding arginyltransferase — its product is MTAPFRFPRFFVTSPSPCPYLPGRSERKVFTELTGSNAAQLNDALGRIGFRRSQNVAYRPSCLGCTACVSVRVAAGEFKPSSSQKRTLKAHADLIVEARAPWATEEQYELLTRYLASRHPTGGMADMSEEDFAGMVEHSPVESCVVEYREPNPDGSAGRLVGACLTDRQGDGLSMVYSFFETNDSGRKGLGTFIILDHIVRAARAGLPYVYLGYWIEGSDRMGYKTRFQPLERLGPDGWARMAPVQRTGGNATVRAEPAKEAEAAASIYAETRRAEEEFAALGQI